A single region of the Zootoca vivipara chromosome 2, rZooViv1.1, whole genome shotgun sequence genome encodes:
- the SMARCC2 gene encoding SWI/SNF complex subunit SMARCC2 isoform X6 encodes MAVRKKDGGPNVKYYEASDTVSQFDSARIWLSKNYKKYIQAEPPTNKSLSSLVVQLLQFQEEVFGKHVSNAPLTKLPIKCFLDFKAGGALCHILAAAYKFKSDQGWRRFDFQNPSRMDRNVEMFMTIEKSLVQNNCLSRPNIYLHPDVDPKLQSKLKDIVKRHQGTVTEDKNNASHIVFPVPGSLEEEEWVRPIMKRDKQVLLHWGYYPDSYDTWIPASEIEAPVEDAPTPERPRKVHGKWILDTDTFNEWMNEEDYEVNDEKSPVSRRKKISAKTLTDEVNSPDSDRRDKKGGNYKKRKRSPSPSPTPEAKKKNAKKGPSTPYTKSKRGHREEEQEDLTKDMDEPSPVPNVEEVTLPKTVNTKKDSESAPVKGGTMADLDEPEDENMETAGKDEEENNAGNKGEQTKNPDLHEDNVTEQTHHIIIPSYAAWFDYNSVHAIERRALPEFFNGKNKSKTPEIYLAYRNFMIDTYRLNPQEYLTSTACRRNLAGDVCAIMRVHAFLEQWGLINYQVDAESRPTPMGPPPTSHFHVLADTPSGLVPLQPKTPQSRQSDSDTKAGRKSKEIEDLVTETVKGKPELQTTASQQMLNFPDKSKEKPPDMQNFGLRTDMYTKKNAPSKSKAAASATREWTEQETLLLLEALEMYKDDWNKVSEHVGSRTQDECILHFLRLPIEDPYLEDSEASLGPLAYQPIPFSQSGNPVMSTVAFLASVVDPRVASAAAKSALEEFSKMKEEVPTALVEAHVRKVEEAAKVTGKADPAFGLESSGIAGTTSDELERIESCTDENRAEPPLSEEKKEVKEPREGALEEEVKEKLGEVPRKEEEKSKEADSEKEMDKSDGDTMADGEKEKEPKDGSEEGPKDLAEAEAERKTKVERDIGEGNLSTAAAAALAAAAVKAKHLAAVEERKIKSLVALLVETQMKKLEIKLRHFEELETIMDREREALEYQRQQLLADRQAFHMEQLKYAEMRARQQHFQQMHQQQQQQPPPPPLSVGTQPLPSSGAPLAPAAHSMPIAQASVPATSTVGQPSSLAPAEQIGQPVAAQPQPAATGAPQTGPGQTGQPSAGSHAQPPFPSQQPSSQNLPGAVPATVHPAMAGNIPSALPFGMPASIPFSMASNVTDSIGINFPANTPIHPVHGNLACSMANPPIVNIASTLHPPATPLPHGSAAAQSPAIVAAMQGSLLSNAGAGSDQGPSLQPDPIAPSPSTATPVPPTQ; translated from the exons TACATCCAAGCAGAGCCACCTACCAATAAGTCGTTGTCCAGCCTAGTAGTacagctgctgcagttccaaGAGGAGGTGTTTGGAAAACATGTCAGCAATGCACCACTCACAAAGTTACCG ATAAAATGCTTCTTAGATTTCAAAGCTGGTGGTGCCCTATGCCACATCCTTGCAGCAGCCTATAAATTCAAGAGTGATCAAGGATG GCGGCGTTTCGATTTCCAGAATCCATCACGGATGGACCGCAATGTGGAGATGTTCATGACGATCGAAAAATCTCTGGTGCAG aacAATTGTCTCTCCCGACCTAACATCTATTTGCATCCAGATGTTGACCCTAAATTGCAGTCCAAGCTGAAAGACATTGTGAAACGGCACCAG GGAACAGTAACAGAAGATAAGAACAATGCTTCCCATATTGTCTTCCCTGTCCCTGGTAGCCTTGAAGAAG AAGAGTGGGTTCGCCCGATCATGAAGAGAGACAAACAGGTCCTCCTGCACTGGGGCTACTACCCTGACAG CTATGACACCTGGATACCAGCAAGTGAAATTGAGGCCCCCGTGGAGGACGCACCCACACCAGAGAGACCCCGTAAG GTTCATGGCAAATGGATCCTGGACACAGACACTTTCAATGAGTGGATGAATGAAGAAGACTACGAAGTAAATGATGAGAAGAGCCCCGTCTCCCGCAGGAAGAAAATCTCTGCCAAGACTCTCACTGATGAG GTTAACAGTCCTGACTCAGACCGGCGGGATAAGAAGGGAGGAAACTATAAGAAAAGGAAGCGTTCTCCCTCTCCTTCACCTACTccagaagcaaaaaagaagaatgcCAAGAAAGG GCCTTCCACTCCCTACACCAAATCCAAGCGTGGCCACCGTGAAGAGGAGCAAGAAGACCTCACTAAAGACATGGATGAGCCTTCTCCTGTCCCTAATGTGGAAGAAGTCACACTACCAAAAACAG TTAACACCAAGAAAGACTCTGAATCAGCTCCTGTGAAGGGTGGCACCATGGCCGATTTGg ATGAGCCAGAAGATGAGAACATGGAGACTGCAGGCAAG GATGAAGAGGAGAACAATGCTGGAAACAAAGGAGAGCAGACCAAGAACCCCGACCTACATGAAGACAATGTCACCGAACAGACGCATCACATCATCATTCCCAGCTACGCAGCCTGGTTTGACTATAACAG TGTCCATGCTATTGAGCGGAGAGCCCTCCCAGAATTTTTCAATGGCAAAAACAAGTCAAAGACTCCTGAAAT CTACTTGGCATACCGCAATTTCATGATTGACACATACCGGCTCAATCCACAGGAATACCTAACCTCGACTGCCTGCCGTCGGAACCTGGCTGGAGATGTGTGTGCCATCATGAG AGTCCACGCCTTCCTGGAACAATGGGGACTCATTAATTACCAAGTGGATGCAGAGAGCCGGCCGACACCCATGGGACCACCACCTACATCTCATTTCCATGTTCTGGCTGACACCCCTTCGGGATTGGTGCCACTGCAGCCCAAAACACCCCAG AGTCGTCAGAGCGATAGTGATACCAAGGCTGGACGAAAGAGCAAGGAGATTGAAGACCTTGTCACTGAGACGGTGAAGGGGAAACCTGAGCTG CAAACCACAGCTTCCCAGCAGATGCTGAACTTCCCTGACAAGAGCAAGGAGAAGCCACCAGACATGCAAAACTTTGGGCTTCGCACTGACATGTACACCAAGAAGAATGCTCCTTCCAAG AGcaaagctgctgccagtgctACTCGTGAGTGGACAGAGCAGgagacgctgctgctgctggag GCTCTGGAGATGTACAAGGATGACTGGAACAAAGTTTCTGAGCACGTTGGCAGCCGCACGCAGGATGAGTGCATTCTGCATTTCCTGCGTCTTCCTATCGAGGACCCTTACCTGGAGGACTCTGAGGCCTCTCTTGGGCCTCTGGCCTATCAACCCATTCCCTTCAGCCAGTCGGGCAACCCCGTGATGAGCACCGTGGCCTTCTTGGCTTCTGTTGTGGACCCTCGTGTGGCATCTGCAGCAGCCAAGTCAGCCCTTG AGGAGTTCTCCAAGATGAAGGAGGAGGTCCCCACAGCCTTGGTTGAAGCTCATGTCCGCAAGGTGGAGGAAGCTGCCAAGGTGACAGGCAAGGCAGACCCAGCATTTGGCCTGGAGAGCAGCGGAATTGCAGGGACCACATCCGATGAGCTGGAGCGAATAG AGAGCTGCACAGATGAGAACCGGGCAGAACCTCCATTAtcagaagagaagaaagaggtGAAG GAACCAAGAGAAGGCGCCCTGGAGGAGGAAGTGAAGGAGAAACTTGGAGAGGTGcccaggaaagaggaggagaaaagcaaagaGGCTGACAGCGAGAAGGAGATGGACAAGAGTGACGGGGACACCATGG ctgatggggaaaaggaaaaagaacccaAGGATGGCAGTGAAGAAGGGCCCAAGGATCTGGCCGAGGCCGAGGCGGAGCGTAAAACCAAAGTGGAGAGGGACATAGGCGAGGGTAATCTTTctacggcggcggcggcagctttggcagcagcagcagtgaaagcAAAG CACTTGGCAGCTGTGGAAGAGCGTAAGATCAAGTCGCTGGTTGCCTTGCTGGTGGAGACACAGATGAAGAAGCTTGAGATCAAGCTAAGGCACTTCGAGGAGCTGGAGACCATCATGGACCGGGAGCGCGAGGCA CTAGAGTACCAGAGGCAGCAGCTCCTGGCTGACCGACAGGCCTTCCACATGGAGCAGCTCAAGTATGCCGAGATGCGCGCTCGCCAGCAACATTTCCAGCAGAtgcaccaacagcagcagcagcagccaccgccaCCGCCTCTCTCTGTGGGCACACAGCCCCTCCCTTCTTCAGGGGCTCCTCTGGCACCAGCCGCACACTCCATGCCCATCGCCCAGGCTTCTGTGCCGGCCACCAGCACCGTAGGGCAGCCCAGCAGTTTGGCTCCAGCAGAACAGATTGGGCAGCCAGTGGCTGCTCAGCCACAGCCCGCAGCTACTGGAGCTCCACAAACAGGGCCAGGTCAGACTGGACAGCCTTCTGCAGGTTCTCATG CCCAGCCTCCGTTCCCCAGCCAGCAGCCATCCTCCCAGAATCTCCCTGGGGCAGTCCCAGCAACCGTTCACCCTGCCATGGCTGGTAATATCCCCTCGGCTCTGCCTTTCGGAATGCCTGCCTCCATCCCATTTAGCATGGCTAGTAACGTAACAGACTCCATCGGCATTAACTTCCCTGCTAACACGCCCATCCATCCAGTGCATGGTAACCTTGCGTGCAGCATGGCTAATCCGCCCATCGTCAACATCGCTAGCACCCTGCACCCTCCTGCCACCCCACTGCCTCACGGTTCTGCAGCTGCCCAGAGCCCTGCTATCGTGGCAGCCATGCAGGGCAGCCTCCTTTCAAACGCTGGTGCTGGATCAG ATCAAGGGCCTTCACTTCAGCCGGATCCCATCGCTCCCAGTCCCAGCACGGCCACACCAGTCCCACCCACACAGTGA
- the SMARCC2 gene encoding SWI/SNF complex subunit SMARCC2 isoform X4: MAVRKKDGGPNVKYYEASDTVSQFDSARIWLSKNYKKYIQAEPPTNKSLSSLVVQLLQFQEEVFGKHVSNAPLTKLPIKCFLDFKAGGALCHILAAAYKFKSDQGWRRFDFQNPSRMDRNVEMFMTIEKSLVQNNCLSRPNIYLHPDVDPKLQSKLKDIVKRHQGTVTEDKNNASHIVFPVPGSLEEEEWVRPIMKRDKQVLLHWGYYPDSYDTWIPASEIEAPVEDAPTPERPRKVHGKWILDTDTFNEWMNEEDYEVNDEKSPVSRRKKISAKTLTDEVNSPDSDRRDKKGGNYKKRKRSPSPSPTPEAKKKNAKKGPSTPYTKSKRGHREEEQEDLTKDMDEPSPVPNVEEVTLPKTVNTKKDSESAPVKGGTMADLDEPEDENMETAGKDEEENNAGNKGEQTKNPDLHEDNVTEQTHHIIIPSYAAWFDYNSVHAIERRALPEFFNGKNKSKTPEIYLAYRNFMIDTYRLNPQEYLTSTACRRNLAGDVCAIMRVHAFLEQWGLINYQVDAESRPTPMGPPPTSHFHVLADTPSGLVPLQPKTPQSRQSDSDTKAGRKSKEIEDLVTETVKGKPELQTTASQQMLNFPDKSKEKPPDMQNFGLRTDMYTKKNAPSKSKAAASATREWTEQETLLLLEALEMYKDDWNKVSEHVGSRTQDECILHFLRLPIEDPYLEDSEASLGPLAYQPIPFSQSGNPVMSTVAFLASVVDPRVASAAAKSALEEFSKMKEEVPTALVEAHVRKVEEAAKVTGKADPAFGLESSGIAGTTSDELERIGEGGERGAFRASSREAPSMDLAQCAVGTKKGAETQETRAGLASGLELTINRLAQESCTDENRAEPPLSEEKKEEPREGALEEEVKEKLGEVPRKEEEKSKEADSEKEMDKSDGDTMADGEKEKEPKDGSEEGPKDLAEAEAERKTKVERDIGEGNLSTAAAAALAAAAVKAKHLAAVEERKIKSLVALLVETQMKKLEIKLRHFEELETIMDREREALEYQRQQLLADRQAFHMEQLKYAEMRARQQHFQQMHQQQQQQPPPPPLSVGTQPLPSSGAPLAPAAHSMPIAQASVPATSTVGQPSSLAPAEQIGQPVAAQPQPAATGAPQTGPGQTGQPSAGSHAQPPFPSQQPSSQNLPGAVPATVHPAMAGNIPSALPFGMPASIPFSMASNVTDSIGINFPANTPIHPVHGNLACSMANPPIVNIASTLHPPATPLPHGSAAAQSPAIVAAMQGSLLSNAGAGSDQGPSLQPDPIAPSPSTATPVPPTQ, encoded by the exons TACATCCAAGCAGAGCCACCTACCAATAAGTCGTTGTCCAGCCTAGTAGTacagctgctgcagttccaaGAGGAGGTGTTTGGAAAACATGTCAGCAATGCACCACTCACAAAGTTACCG ATAAAATGCTTCTTAGATTTCAAAGCTGGTGGTGCCCTATGCCACATCCTTGCAGCAGCCTATAAATTCAAGAGTGATCAAGGATG GCGGCGTTTCGATTTCCAGAATCCATCACGGATGGACCGCAATGTGGAGATGTTCATGACGATCGAAAAATCTCTGGTGCAG aacAATTGTCTCTCCCGACCTAACATCTATTTGCATCCAGATGTTGACCCTAAATTGCAGTCCAAGCTGAAAGACATTGTGAAACGGCACCAG GGAACAGTAACAGAAGATAAGAACAATGCTTCCCATATTGTCTTCCCTGTCCCTGGTAGCCTTGAAGAAG AAGAGTGGGTTCGCCCGATCATGAAGAGAGACAAACAGGTCCTCCTGCACTGGGGCTACTACCCTGACAG CTATGACACCTGGATACCAGCAAGTGAAATTGAGGCCCCCGTGGAGGACGCACCCACACCAGAGAGACCCCGTAAG GTTCATGGCAAATGGATCCTGGACACAGACACTTTCAATGAGTGGATGAATGAAGAAGACTACGAAGTAAATGATGAGAAGAGCCCCGTCTCCCGCAGGAAGAAAATCTCTGCCAAGACTCTCACTGATGAG GTTAACAGTCCTGACTCAGACCGGCGGGATAAGAAGGGAGGAAACTATAAGAAAAGGAAGCGTTCTCCCTCTCCTTCACCTACTccagaagcaaaaaagaagaatgcCAAGAAAGG GCCTTCCACTCCCTACACCAAATCCAAGCGTGGCCACCGTGAAGAGGAGCAAGAAGACCTCACTAAAGACATGGATGAGCCTTCTCCTGTCCCTAATGTGGAAGAAGTCACACTACCAAAAACAG TTAACACCAAGAAAGACTCTGAATCAGCTCCTGTGAAGGGTGGCACCATGGCCGATTTGg ATGAGCCAGAAGATGAGAACATGGAGACTGCAGGCAAG GATGAAGAGGAGAACAATGCTGGAAACAAAGGAGAGCAGACCAAGAACCCCGACCTACATGAAGACAATGTCACCGAACAGACGCATCACATCATCATTCCCAGCTACGCAGCCTGGTTTGACTATAACAG TGTCCATGCTATTGAGCGGAGAGCCCTCCCAGAATTTTTCAATGGCAAAAACAAGTCAAAGACTCCTGAAAT CTACTTGGCATACCGCAATTTCATGATTGACACATACCGGCTCAATCCACAGGAATACCTAACCTCGACTGCCTGCCGTCGGAACCTGGCTGGAGATGTGTGTGCCATCATGAG AGTCCACGCCTTCCTGGAACAATGGGGACTCATTAATTACCAAGTGGATGCAGAGAGCCGGCCGACACCCATGGGACCACCACCTACATCTCATTTCCATGTTCTGGCTGACACCCCTTCGGGATTGGTGCCACTGCAGCCCAAAACACCCCAG AGTCGTCAGAGCGATAGTGATACCAAGGCTGGACGAAAGAGCAAGGAGATTGAAGACCTTGTCACTGAGACGGTGAAGGGGAAACCTGAGCTG CAAACCACAGCTTCCCAGCAGATGCTGAACTTCCCTGACAAGAGCAAGGAGAAGCCACCAGACATGCAAAACTTTGGGCTTCGCACTGACATGTACACCAAGAAGAATGCTCCTTCCAAG AGcaaagctgctgccagtgctACTCGTGAGTGGACAGAGCAGgagacgctgctgctgctggag GCTCTGGAGATGTACAAGGATGACTGGAACAAAGTTTCTGAGCACGTTGGCAGCCGCACGCAGGATGAGTGCATTCTGCATTTCCTGCGTCTTCCTATCGAGGACCCTTACCTGGAGGACTCTGAGGCCTCTCTTGGGCCTCTGGCCTATCAACCCATTCCCTTCAGCCAGTCGGGCAACCCCGTGATGAGCACCGTGGCCTTCTTGGCTTCTGTTGTGGACCCTCGTGTGGCATCTGCAGCAGCCAAGTCAGCCCTTG AGGAGTTCTCCAAGATGAAGGAGGAGGTCCCCACAGCCTTGGTTGAAGCTCATGTCCGCAAGGTGGAGGAAGCTGCCAAGGTGACAGGCAAGGCAGACCCAGCATTTGGCCTGGAGAGCAGCGGAATTGCAGGGACCACATCCGATGAGCTGGAGCGAATAGGTGAGGGGGGCGAGCGGGGCGCCTTCCGCGCTTCATCCCGTGAAGCGCCCTCGATGGACCTCGCCCAGTGTGCGGTGGGGACTAAGAAGGGTGCCGAGACGCAGGAGACCAGAGCCGGCCTGGCTTCCGGCCTGGAGCTCACAATCAATCGCCTGGCACAGG AGAGCTGCACAGATGAGAACCGGGCAGAACCTCCATTAtcagaagagaagaaagag GAACCAAGAGAAGGCGCCCTGGAGGAGGAAGTGAAGGAGAAACTTGGAGAGGTGcccaggaaagaggaggagaaaagcaaagaGGCTGACAGCGAGAAGGAGATGGACAAGAGTGACGGGGACACCATGG ctgatggggaaaaggaaaaagaacccaAGGATGGCAGTGAAGAAGGGCCCAAGGATCTGGCCGAGGCCGAGGCGGAGCGTAAAACCAAAGTGGAGAGGGACATAGGCGAGGGTAATCTTTctacggcggcggcggcagctttggcagcagcagcagtgaaagcAAAG CACTTGGCAGCTGTGGAAGAGCGTAAGATCAAGTCGCTGGTTGCCTTGCTGGTGGAGACACAGATGAAGAAGCTTGAGATCAAGCTAAGGCACTTCGAGGAGCTGGAGACCATCATGGACCGGGAGCGCGAGGCA CTAGAGTACCAGAGGCAGCAGCTCCTGGCTGACCGACAGGCCTTCCACATGGAGCAGCTCAAGTATGCCGAGATGCGCGCTCGCCAGCAACATTTCCAGCAGAtgcaccaacagcagcagcagcagccaccgccaCCGCCTCTCTCTGTGGGCACACAGCCCCTCCCTTCTTCAGGGGCTCCTCTGGCACCAGCCGCACACTCCATGCCCATCGCCCAGGCTTCTGTGCCGGCCACCAGCACCGTAGGGCAGCCCAGCAGTTTGGCTCCAGCAGAACAGATTGGGCAGCCAGTGGCTGCTCAGCCACAGCCCGCAGCTACTGGAGCTCCACAAACAGGGCCAGGTCAGACTGGACAGCCTTCTGCAGGTTCTCATG CCCAGCCTCCGTTCCCCAGCCAGCAGCCATCCTCCCAGAATCTCCCTGGGGCAGTCCCAGCAACCGTTCACCCTGCCATGGCTGGTAATATCCCCTCGGCTCTGCCTTTCGGAATGCCTGCCTCCATCCCATTTAGCATGGCTAGTAACGTAACAGACTCCATCGGCATTAACTTCCCTGCTAACACGCCCATCCATCCAGTGCATGGTAACCTTGCGTGCAGCATGGCTAATCCGCCCATCGTCAACATCGCTAGCACCCTGCACCCTCCTGCCACCCCACTGCCTCACGGTTCTGCAGCTGCCCAGAGCCCTGCTATCGTGGCAGCCATGCAGGGCAGCCTCCTTTCAAACGCTGGTGCTGGATCAG ATCAAGGGCCTTCACTTCAGCCGGATCCCATCGCTCCCAGTCCCAGCACGGCCACACCAGTCCCACCCACACAGTGA
- the SMARCC2 gene encoding SWI/SNF complex subunit SMARCC2 isoform X2 translates to MAVRKKDGGPNVKYYEASDTVSQFDSARIWLSKNYKKYIQAEPPTNKSLSSLVVQLLQFQEEVFGKHVSNAPLTKLPIKCFLDFKAGGALCHILAAAYKFKSDQGWRRFDFQNPSRMDRNVEMFMTIEKSLVQNNCLSRPNIYLHPDVDPKLQSKLKDIVKRHQGTVTEDKNNASHIVFPVPGSLEEEEWVRPIMKRDKQVLLHWGYYPDSYDTWIPASEIEAPVEDAPTPERPRKVHGKWILDTDTFNEWMNEEDYEVNDEKSPVSRRKKISAKTLTDEVNSPDSDRRDKKGGNYKKRKRSPSPSPTPEAKKKNAKKGPSTPYTKSKRGHREEEQEDLTKDMDEPSPVPNVEEVTLPKTVNTKKDSESAPVKGGTMADLDEPEDENMETAGKDEEENNAGNKGEQTKNPDLHEDNVTEQTHHIIIPSYAAWFDYNSVHAIERRALPEFFNGKNKSKTPEIYLAYRNFMIDTYRLNPQEYLTSTACRRNLAGDVCAIMRVHAFLEQWGLINYQVDAESRPTPMGPPPTSHFHVLADTPSGLVPLQPKTPQSRQSDSDTKAGRKSKEIEDLVTETVKGKPELQTTASQQMLNFPDKSKEKPPDMQNFGLRTDMYTKKNAPSKSKAAASATREWTEQETLLLLEALEMYKDDWNKVSEHVGSRTQDECILHFLRLPIEDPYLEDSEASLGPLAYQPIPFSQSGNPVMSTVAFLASVVDPRVASAAAKSALEEFSKMKEEVPTALVEAHVRKVEEAAKVTGKADPAFGLESSGIAGTTSDELERIGEGGERGAFRASSREAPSMDLAQCAVGTKKGAETQETRAGLASGLELTINRLAQESCTDENRAEPPLSEEKKEVKEPREGALEEEVKEKLGEVPRKEEEKSKEADSEKEMDKSDGDTMADGEKEKEPKDGSEEGPKDLAEAEAERKTKVERDIGEGNLSTAAAAALAAAAVKAKHLAAVEERKIKSLVALLVETQMKKLEIKLRHFEELETIMDREREALEYQRQQLLADRQAFHMEQLKYAEMRARQQHFQQMHQQQQQQPPPPPLSVGTQPLPSSGAPLAPAAHSMPIAQASVPATSTVGQPSSLAPAEQIGQPVAAQPQPAATGAPQTGPGQTGQPSAGSHAQPPFPSQQPSSQNLPGAVPATVHPAMAGNIPSALPFGMPASIPFSMASNVTDSIGINFPANTPIHPVHGNLACSMANPPIVNIASTLHPPATPLPHGSAAAQSPAIVAAMQGSLLSNAGAGSDQGPSLQPDPIAPSPSTATPVPPTQ, encoded by the exons TACATCCAAGCAGAGCCACCTACCAATAAGTCGTTGTCCAGCCTAGTAGTacagctgctgcagttccaaGAGGAGGTGTTTGGAAAACATGTCAGCAATGCACCACTCACAAAGTTACCG ATAAAATGCTTCTTAGATTTCAAAGCTGGTGGTGCCCTATGCCACATCCTTGCAGCAGCCTATAAATTCAAGAGTGATCAAGGATG GCGGCGTTTCGATTTCCAGAATCCATCACGGATGGACCGCAATGTGGAGATGTTCATGACGATCGAAAAATCTCTGGTGCAG aacAATTGTCTCTCCCGACCTAACATCTATTTGCATCCAGATGTTGACCCTAAATTGCAGTCCAAGCTGAAAGACATTGTGAAACGGCACCAG GGAACAGTAACAGAAGATAAGAACAATGCTTCCCATATTGTCTTCCCTGTCCCTGGTAGCCTTGAAGAAG AAGAGTGGGTTCGCCCGATCATGAAGAGAGACAAACAGGTCCTCCTGCACTGGGGCTACTACCCTGACAG CTATGACACCTGGATACCAGCAAGTGAAATTGAGGCCCCCGTGGAGGACGCACCCACACCAGAGAGACCCCGTAAG GTTCATGGCAAATGGATCCTGGACACAGACACTTTCAATGAGTGGATGAATGAAGAAGACTACGAAGTAAATGATGAGAAGAGCCCCGTCTCCCGCAGGAAGAAAATCTCTGCCAAGACTCTCACTGATGAG GTTAACAGTCCTGACTCAGACCGGCGGGATAAGAAGGGAGGAAACTATAAGAAAAGGAAGCGTTCTCCCTCTCCTTCACCTACTccagaagcaaaaaagaagaatgcCAAGAAAGG GCCTTCCACTCCCTACACCAAATCCAAGCGTGGCCACCGTGAAGAGGAGCAAGAAGACCTCACTAAAGACATGGATGAGCCTTCTCCTGTCCCTAATGTGGAAGAAGTCACACTACCAAAAACAG TTAACACCAAGAAAGACTCTGAATCAGCTCCTGTGAAGGGTGGCACCATGGCCGATTTGg ATGAGCCAGAAGATGAGAACATGGAGACTGCAGGCAAG GATGAAGAGGAGAACAATGCTGGAAACAAAGGAGAGCAGACCAAGAACCCCGACCTACATGAAGACAATGTCACCGAACAGACGCATCACATCATCATTCCCAGCTACGCAGCCTGGTTTGACTATAACAG TGTCCATGCTATTGAGCGGAGAGCCCTCCCAGAATTTTTCAATGGCAAAAACAAGTCAAAGACTCCTGAAAT CTACTTGGCATACCGCAATTTCATGATTGACACATACCGGCTCAATCCACAGGAATACCTAACCTCGACTGCCTGCCGTCGGAACCTGGCTGGAGATGTGTGTGCCATCATGAG AGTCCACGCCTTCCTGGAACAATGGGGACTCATTAATTACCAAGTGGATGCAGAGAGCCGGCCGACACCCATGGGACCACCACCTACATCTCATTTCCATGTTCTGGCTGACACCCCTTCGGGATTGGTGCCACTGCAGCCCAAAACACCCCAG AGTCGTCAGAGCGATAGTGATACCAAGGCTGGACGAAAGAGCAAGGAGATTGAAGACCTTGTCACTGAGACGGTGAAGGGGAAACCTGAGCTG CAAACCACAGCTTCCCAGCAGATGCTGAACTTCCCTGACAAGAGCAAGGAGAAGCCACCAGACATGCAAAACTTTGGGCTTCGCACTGACATGTACACCAAGAAGAATGCTCCTTCCAAG AGcaaagctgctgccagtgctACTCGTGAGTGGACAGAGCAGgagacgctgctgctgctggag GCTCTGGAGATGTACAAGGATGACTGGAACAAAGTTTCTGAGCACGTTGGCAGCCGCACGCAGGATGAGTGCATTCTGCATTTCCTGCGTCTTCCTATCGAGGACCCTTACCTGGAGGACTCTGAGGCCTCTCTTGGGCCTCTGGCCTATCAACCCATTCCCTTCAGCCAGTCGGGCAACCCCGTGATGAGCACCGTGGCCTTCTTGGCTTCTGTTGTGGACCCTCGTGTGGCATCTGCAGCAGCCAAGTCAGCCCTTG AGGAGTTCTCCAAGATGAAGGAGGAGGTCCCCACAGCCTTGGTTGAAGCTCATGTCCGCAAGGTGGAGGAAGCTGCCAAGGTGACAGGCAAGGCAGACCCAGCATTTGGCCTGGAGAGCAGCGGAATTGCAGGGACCACATCCGATGAGCTGGAGCGAATAGGTGAGGGGGGCGAGCGGGGCGCCTTCCGCGCTTCATCCCGTGAAGCGCCCTCGATGGACCTCGCCCAGTGTGCGGTGGGGACTAAGAAGGGTGCCGAGACGCAGGAGACCAGAGCCGGCCTGGCTTCCGGCCTGGAGCTCACAATCAATCGCCTGGCACAGG AGAGCTGCACAGATGAGAACCGGGCAGAACCTCCATTAtcagaagagaagaaagaggtGAAG GAACCAAGAGAAGGCGCCCTGGAGGAGGAAGTGAAGGAGAAACTTGGAGAGGTGcccaggaaagaggaggagaaaagcaaagaGGCTGACAGCGAGAAGGAGATGGACAAGAGTGACGGGGACACCATGG ctgatggggaaaaggaaaaagaacccaAGGATGGCAGTGAAGAAGGGCCCAAGGATCTGGCCGAGGCCGAGGCGGAGCGTAAAACCAAAGTGGAGAGGGACATAGGCGAGGGTAATCTTTctacggcggcggcggcagctttggcagcagcagcagtgaaagcAAAG CACTTGGCAGCTGTGGAAGAGCGTAAGATCAAGTCGCTGGTTGCCTTGCTGGTGGAGACACAGATGAAGAAGCTTGAGATCAAGCTAAGGCACTTCGAGGAGCTGGAGACCATCATGGACCGGGAGCGCGAGGCA CTAGAGTACCAGAGGCAGCAGCTCCTGGCTGACCGACAGGCCTTCCACATGGAGCAGCTCAAGTATGCCGAGATGCGCGCTCGCCAGCAACATTTCCAGCAGAtgcaccaacagcagcagcagcagccaccgccaCCGCCTCTCTCTGTGGGCACACAGCCCCTCCCTTCTTCAGGGGCTCCTCTGGCACCAGCCGCACACTCCATGCCCATCGCCCAGGCTTCTGTGCCGGCCACCAGCACCGTAGGGCAGCCCAGCAGTTTGGCTCCAGCAGAACAGATTGGGCAGCCAGTGGCTGCTCAGCCACAGCCCGCAGCTACTGGAGCTCCACAAACAGGGCCAGGTCAGACTGGACAGCCTTCTGCAGGTTCTCATG CCCAGCCTCCGTTCCCCAGCCAGCAGCCATCCTCCCAGAATCTCCCTGGGGCAGTCCCAGCAACCGTTCACCCTGCCATGGCTGGTAATATCCCCTCGGCTCTGCCTTTCGGAATGCCTGCCTCCATCCCATTTAGCATGGCTAGTAACGTAACAGACTCCATCGGCATTAACTTCCCTGCTAACACGCCCATCCATCCAGTGCATGGTAACCTTGCGTGCAGCATGGCTAATCCGCCCATCGTCAACATCGCTAGCACCCTGCACCCTCCTGCCACCCCACTGCCTCACGGTTCTGCAGCTGCCCAGAGCCCTGCTATCGTGGCAGCCATGCAGGGCAGCCTCCTTTCAAACGCTGGTGCTGGATCAG ATCAAGGGCCTTCACTTCAGCCGGATCCCATCGCTCCCAGTCCCAGCACGGCCACACCAGTCCCACCCACACAGTGA